Below is a window of Desmonostoc muscorum LEGE 12446 DNA.
AAGATTATTTATCGGATAAATTAGAAGTTCCCACACAAGAGATAGTTGAAACAATCAAAATAATCTCCGCTAGTCCAGGAATAAAATTATCAGAGTTAATTGCAGCAGGAATCAATGCAGATTACATATATAAATTGATAGCAGACCAAAGGATATATGTGGACTTAGAATCATCCGCGCTATGCTCAGAAGCAGAAAGAGTGAGTTTTAAAATTCCCTATAAAACCACCAGAGACCAGAAAAATTATTCCCGAAGAAATTCAACCATATGAGGAGTTTTGGTAATGCATTCTCCCGCAGGCTTATCCCAAGAGTTATTAACAGCATCTGATGCGGATAAAATAAATTATTTTACTAACTTTACAGTAGTACATCGGCTTTTAAAGCAAGCTTATGAAGAATTGTTAGATGCGGTGAACAATCCAGGGGGTGCATCATTAATTTTCTTGTTTGGTCCTACAGGTGTGGGAAAAACAACCCTCTTATCTCAAGTAATGAAAATCATCTTTGAACAAAACCAAGGTTTAATGATGCAAGATTTAGCATATCTTCCCATTGCGGGAGTAGAAGCGCGTTCTCCAGACAGCGGTTCTTTTGATTGGAAAGATTACTACAAAAGCGTTTTAATTGCTTTAAGAGAACCATTTGCTGATTATAAGGTTAGAGTATCTAGTAGTCGGGTTTATGCTAGTGGTAGCGAACAAAAAACAGTAAAAGTTAAGCCTAACCTCGGTGATTTACGAGCTGATGTAGAGTATATATTTAGACAGAGACAGTTAAAAATTTTTCTAGTTGATGAAGCGCAACGTTTTGCCAAAATAGCTTAAATGAGGAAGTAGCTGACAACCATTCATCGGCAGATTCGGCAACGAAAATCAAACGCCAAAAACACTATCCTGGCGAACGAAATCCCAAAAGAGATATTGTTGGAGGTGGAAATGCTTGATAATCAATTGAACTTAAAACCCCCTTGGTATACTCAACAAATAGATGTACCACAACGTAGTCATTTATATCCTTTAAAACCACTATTATTAGGAACAGCGTTTACTGAAAGTTTGACCAGCTACATTACACGTTTAGCTGCAACTCACCAAATTCCCACAGGAATTTTACTGGCTCAGGAATTAGCCCCTAAAATTAATCGCTATAAAGGACCAAATCCAGATAGTTTATCACAGATATTTTTCCACATCTTTTTTAACCAAACAGGTGCATGGAATGGAACTGGAACTATGGCACTTGAGCCTTTATTAGTTTTACAAAAGCTAACTCAACAGCCTATCTTAAAATATTTAACATTAATACCTTGGTCAAAAGTTGTACCAACTAGAAATCTCTTGCGTAAATATAAGGCTTGGTGTCCGTTATGTTATTCGGAATGGAGCAACAATGGTCTTCCACTTTACGAGCCATTAATTTGGTCTATTTCAACAGTTAAAATTTGTTCTAGACATCAGTATCCTTTAATGAATTATTGTCCCAACTGTGGTCAAAATGTTTACTTGTTAGCTTGGAATACTAAAAATGGATTTTGCTGTAGATGTCATTATTGGTTGGGTACAGCTTGTTCAATGCTAGAATCAAAATTCTATCATACCGAAGAAGGAGAATGGCACAATTTTGTTGCCCAACAAGTTGGAGAACTAATTGCTCAAACACCATATTTAATTGAACCACCAAATCGAGAATCAGTCGCTCTAGCTATAAATAAGTGTATTGATGTTGTGACTCAGGGTAATGCTAAAGCTTTTGCCGAACAAATGCATTTAAGTCTTACTGTTCCTAGAGATTGGCGTGTTGGCAATGCATTGCCTCAACTTAATAAACTATTACGTGTATGCTACCGATTATCAATTTCTCTAATTGATGTTTATCTCGGCCGCCTTAATCTTGATAGCTCTATAGTTTTAAAGGATTTACCATTATCCGAACAATACTCTCAAACTAATCGCCCATTTGATCTAAATAAAGTGCGTTCCTTTTTAGAACTACATCAAGAATCTTTTCCACCCCAATCGCTCAAACACCTTGCATTCCAAATTGGTTATGACTCAGCTGATTTGTCCCGACACTTACCCGATTTGTGTCGTCGAATATCTGCACGTTATAAATTACACACCAAATCTTGTTTAAAACCCCGTGTATAATATTTATGATCTTCCGTGCCTTTATACTTTCTTTCCTTTGTGGAAGCACTTCATGGCAGTGCCCTTGTGGAAGCACTTCGTGGCAGTTACTGCCATCAAGTGGTTCAAGTAACACGTAGTTCTTCCAGCAATTGCAATTAACTAAACTCCCTATTAGGGATTGAAACATTTACGGCAACGCCGCCGGAACCCGACGTATAACATTGCAATTAACTAAACTCCCTATTAGGGATTGAAACCAAAAAGCGGAGAGTAAGCATTGCACCCATTGGATTGCAATTAACTAAACTCCCTATTAGGGATTGAAACTTGTAAATCGGCTTCAATATTTATGAAGAACTACAAAAATTATTAAGATAGTTATAAAGTTCACGAAATAAAGGGCATTTTCGTTGAACTTCAGATAGATTGAGATACGCTAATAGCTCAGGTGTATGCAATCCTTTAGAAAAGCGCGTTGAACTGCTATCAAATTCATCTAAAACACTTGAATCGATTAGTGCTTGTGATAGTTTTTGTTGACAACAATCTCTTTCAATATCGTACTCACTAAAGGATTCTGGATTATCAAAAGGAATATTGATTTGCGTACTCAGCCACCAACGCATACGCTGATGTCTACCTCTAAAGTCGGGATGTTGAGCTACTGAGTTATTCCAATCTGCGATAATCCAAGCTTCGAGTTCGGGAGCAGCAAACCCAATAAATATTGGAATATCAGAATATGCTGATATCGCTGACAATATTCTTTCTCTTTCCTGTATCGGATCGCGGCAATCTAAATCATCAAAAACTAAAATTAAATCACATACATTCGGTTCATATTGTAAAGCAATAGATAGCTCTCGCTTGATTTGCTCAATTAAACTCTGACCTGTCCTTCCATAACTATTTATCTTATTAGGTTTGGGGCCAGGTTTCTGATTAATTGGTGTTTTTCGTTTAAATGAACATCCAGGAAAGTTTTTTTCTAAAAAAGGAATTAGTCCTCTAACTTCAGCTTCCCCACCCCCAGCGAAAACCCATACTACCACGGCCATCCTCCAATACTGGGATCGCCAACACGGTATAAATCACCTAGTTCCCATCCTTGTTCTAGCTTGTCATTAAGCATTTCTTTGGAGAGTGTTTTGATAGAAGAATGCGTTTTATCTTCTGAATAAAAACAAAAAACATTTTCTAAACAATCTGTGAAATGGTCTAAAAGATCGGGGCTGTGTGTAGTGATAATTACTTGGGTTTTGCCAGCAGCTTTTTTAATCCACTCTGCTAAAATTGGCATCCATGATACGTGCAATCCTAATTCTGGTTCATCAATTACTAGTAATGAAGGAAGAACTGGTGAATGTAATATAGTAGCCCAACAAAGCATCCGCACAGTTCCATCTGACATTTCATTGAGATAAAAGGCTTCTTTGATGTCATGAAAATACCACTCTAATGTCAAAGACAAACGACCAGAACGGATAGGTCTAAGACGACGAGTCTTTGGTAAGATAGCCTTCATTGCTTGGTTAATACTCTCCTCAAAATCTATATATTGCAGAATTAAATTATCCAAAACTAGAGGTAAATTATCTCCTGAAGGCGATAAAT
It encodes the following:
- a CDS encoding TniQ family protein, which codes for MLDNQLNLKPPWYTQQIDVPQRSHLYPLKPLLLGTAFTESLTSYITRLAATHQIPTGILLAQELAPKINRYKGPNPDSLSQIFFHIFFNQTGAWNGTGTMALEPLLVLQKLTQQPILKYLTLIPWSKVVPTRNLLRKYKAWCPLCYSEWSNNGLPLYEPLIWSISTVKICSRHQYPLMNYCPNCGQNVYLLAWNTKNGFCCRCHYWLGTACSMLESKFYHTEEGEWHNFVAQQVGELIAQTPYLIEPPNRESVALAINKCIDVVTQGNAKAFAEQMHLSLTVPRDWRVGNALPQLNKLLRVCYRLSISLIDVYLGRLNLDSSIVLKDLPLSEQYSQTNRPFDLNKVRSFLELHQESFPPQSLKHLAFQIGYDSADLSRHLPDLCRRISARYKLHTKSCLKPRV
- a CDS encoding ATP-binding protein, with translation MHSPAGLSQELLTASDADKINYFTNFTVVHRLLKQAYEELLDAVNNPGGASLIFLFGPTGVGKTTLLSQVMKIIFEQNQGLMMQDLAYLPIAGVEARSPDSGSFDWKDYYKSVLIALREPFADYKVRVSSSRVYASGSEQKTVKVKPNLGDLRADVEYIFRQRQLKIFLVDEAQRFAKIA